The genomic DNA AGATTCATATATTTCTGAGGATGAAGGTGTTTTAGGTTTTTGTGCTGTGGAAATTGAAAAAGTAAATACTGTTATTAGTAGATATAGTATGGATTTTTGCATGATAGAATCGTTAGCTAAAGTCCAAATATAACAAAGTTACAAGCTCATTGAGTTGCTTTTAATGTTTCTTTAACGTTACAATATTGTTGTTTAGTCAATGAGGGATACGAGAAATCATATATAAGGCTAAAGACCATATGCTTAAATATTATAAACTAAATTATAGCCACTTTTTACGCTTAAAATATATAAGCATGCCAACAAAGAGAACAATCATAACACCCCATAAAACAAAGTAAGAGTATTTGTAGTGTAACTCTGGGATATTATCAAAATTCATTCCGTATATCCCAGCAATAAAAGTGAGTGGGATAAAAATAGACGCCATTATGGTTAACACTTTCATCACCTCATTCATTTTGTTACTAATGGTGGTCATATACATATCCATTAAACTCCATGTCATTTCTCGGTATATATCTATATTTTCAGATACTTGAATTAAATGATCATAAATATCTCTAAAATAAGTAATGGTCTTTTGTTGAATGAGTTCGTTTTCATTCTTTTCAATTCTGTTAAGGATTTCTCGAAGCGGGAAAATGGCACGGCGAACCCTTAAAATTTCGCGTTTTAACTCTTGAATATTTTTACTGACATCTTCATTGGTATTCCCTGAAAATATTTCGGTTTCAAAATCTTCAATTTTGTCACCTAAAACTTCAATGATATTAAAATAATAATCTACTACGGCGTCAATTAAAACGTATAGTAAATAATCGGATTCCATATTACGTATGCGCCCCTTTGCATTTCTAATTCGATTTCTTACAGTATCAAAGACATCTCCTTCTGATTCTTGGAAGGATAGCACATAGTTTTTGCCTAAAACTAAGCTAACTTGTTCTAAAACAATATCATCGTTTTTGTCATAGTATAGCATCTTTAGAACAACAAATAAATAATCTTCGTATTCATCAATTTTGGGGCGTTGAGAGATGTTAACAATATCTTCAAG from Flavivirga abyssicola includes the following:
- the corA gene encoding magnesium/cobalt transporter CorA: MAKTRNNNYKKKAGQVPGTLIYTGEKESQKLFIEAFDYNKEQYTENHLSDVEDGFKFKSTNSTTWINLNGLRHVKEIEKLGLHYKLHPLVLEDIVNISQRPKIDEYEDYLFVVLKMLYYDKNDDIVLEQVSLVLGKNYVLSFQESEGDVFDTVRNRIRNAKGRIRNMESDYLLYVLIDAVVDYYFNIIEVLGDKIEDFETEIFSGNTNEDVSKNIQELKREILRVRRAIFPLREILNRIEKNENELIQQKTITYFRDIYDHLIQVSENIDIYREMTWSLMDMYMTTISNKMNEVMKVLTIMASIFIPLTFIAGIYGMNFDNIPELHYKYSYFVLWGVMIVLFVGMLIYFKRKKWL